One Cervus canadensis isolate Bull #8, Minnesota chromosome 13, ASM1932006v1, whole genome shotgun sequence DNA segment encodes these proteins:
- the LOC122451723 gene encoding PRAME family member 8-like, which translates to MSIPTPPRLLDLAGMHLLREDALVGSALEFLPTELFPPLFMDAFHGRHIKTLKAMVQAWPFVCLPLGGLIELPHVGPLQAVLEALDVLLAQKAHSRRCKLRVLDLRNTGQNFWRMWSGASTCGFSSLGMAPVAEQSSRTHQPLAPLKVYIELCLKKRTLDNFLTYLLRWMEQRKASIHLCCKKMTIFAMPVENIMKVLNMVQLDCVQELQVNWIWHLSTLAKFAPLLGQMSNMQRLHLSRIHMSALEQQEQQEEQVVQFTSQFLKLHHLQDLYLDSPSFLEGCLDQMLRFLRTPLDHLAITNCQLTESDLTHLSQCPNIHQLKGLDLSGVTMTDFSPEILHILLEQVAATLQELNLEQCGITESQLESILPVLSCCSQLRTFSLCGNVLSMAIMEKLLSHTTGLINLSDEFYPAPQESYSPHGALHLGRMAQLRDKLIKIIQDLGRPRAIWFSSSPRPRWSNKTFYPEDPFLCHCYLSA; encoded by the exons ATGAGTATACCGACCCCACCCAGACTCTTGGACCTGGCTGGAATGCACCTGCTCAGGGAAGATGCCTTGGTCGGTTCTGCTCTGGAGTTTCTGCCCACAGAGCTCTTCCCACCCCTCTTCATGGACGCCTTCCATGGGAGACACATCAAGACCCTAAAGGCCATGGTGCAAGCCTGGCCCTTTGTCTGCCTGCCTCTGGGGGGCCTCATTGAGCTGCCTCATGTGGGGCCCCTACAAGCAGTGCTGGAAGCACTCGATGTCCTACTTGCCCAGAAGGCTCATTCCAG GAGGTGCAAACTGCGGGTGCTAGATTTGCGGAATACTGGCCAGAACTTCTGGAGGATGTGGTCTGGAGCCAGCACCTGTGGGTTCTCAAGCTTAGGAATGGCACCAGTGGCTGAGCAGAGCTCAAGGACCCACCAGCCCTTGGCTCCCCTGAAGGTATACATAGAGCTTTGCCTGAAAAAAAGGACATTGGATAACTTCCTCACCTACCTCCTCAGGTGGATGGAGCAGAGAAAAGCTTCCATACACCTCTGCTGTAAGAAGATGACCATCTTTGCAATGCCGGTGGAAAATATCATGAAGGTCCTGAATATGGTGCAGTTGGACTGCGTCCAGGAGTTGCAAGTGAATTGGATTTGGCATCTGTCCACCCTGGCCAAGTTTGCTCCTCTCCTGGGTCAGATGAGCAACATGCAGAGACTCCATCTTTCCCGCATTCACATGTCTGCCCTtgagcagcaggagcagcaggaagAGCAAGTTGTCCAATTTACCTCTCAGTTTCTCAAGCTGCACCATCTCCAGGATCTCTATCTAgactctccctccttccttgaaGGCTGCCTGGACCAGATGCTCAG atttcTGAGGACTCCCTTGGATCACCTGGCAATAACTAACTGCCAGCTTACAGAATCAGACCTGACCCATCTGTCCCAGTGCCCGAACATCCATCAGCTCAAAGGCCTGGATCTGAGTGGGGTCACCATGACTGACTTTAGTCCTGAGATCCTCCACATTCTTCTGGAGCAAGTTGCAGCCACCCTCCAGGAACTGAACTTAGAGCAGTGTGGGATCACAGAGTCCCAACTTGAGTCCATCCTGCCTGTTCTGAGCTGCTGTTCCCAGCTCAGGACCTTCAGTCTGTGTGGGAATGTCCTCTCTATGGCCATCATGGAGAAGCTGCTGAGTCACACCACTGGGCTGATCAACTTGAGTGATGAGTTTTACCCTGCCCCTCAGGAGAGTTACAGCCCTCATGGAGCCCTCCACCTCGGCCGAATGGCCCAGCTTCGGGATAAACTCATTAAGATTATTCAGGATTTAGGACGTCCAAGGGCCATCTGGTTTAGCTCCAGCCCACGTCCTCGCTGGAGCAATAAGACATTCTATCCTGAAGATCCCTTTCTGTGCCACTGTTACTTGTCTGCCTAG